The Kitasatospora albolonga nucleotide sequence CCGTCAGCTGGTACGGCGGCGGCTGGTCCGACTACCAGGAGGCTCTCGCCACCCAGCAGGAGGCGGCCGGCCGGATGCTGCGCTCCGCCGAGGCCGACGTACGGCGCCAGCAGCGCGAGCTGGAGGAGGCCCGGATCAAGGTGGCCCGCCGACAGCGCCACGACAAGAAGCTGAACGACCGGCGGCGGGCCCCGCGCATCGTCGCGGGCGAACGCAAGCGCAACGCCCAGGAGTCCGGCGACCGGCTGCGGGTACTGCACGAGGACCGGCTCGACGAGGCCCGCGAACGGCGGGAGGAGGCGGCCGAGGCGATCCGCCGGGACGCCGAGATCCGCGTGGACCTGCCCCACACCGCCGTACCCGCGGGCCGCACGGTGCTGACCCTGGACGGGCTGAGCCTGCCCTTCGGGGAACTGCGCGAGGGCAGCCTCCATGTGCACGGACCGGAGCGCATCGCCCTGGTCGGCCGCAACGGGGCGGGGAAGACGACCCTGCTGCGCACCCTCACCGGCGAGCTGGAGCCGTCGGCGGGCGAGGCCACCGTCTCCGTCCCGCTGCGCTTCCTGCCGCAGCGCCTGGACGTGCTCGACGACGGGCTGAGCATCGCCGAGAACGTCGCCCGCGCCGCCCCCGGCCTCACCGACAACCAGATCCGCTCCCAGCTCGCACGGTTCCTCTTCAAGGGAGCGCGGGCGGAACAGCCTGCGGGGACCCTCTCCGGAGGGGAGCGGTTCCGTGCCGCCCTCGCGGCGACCATGCTCGCCGCTCCCGCCCCCCAGCTGCTGATGCTCGACGAGCCGACCAACAATCTGGACACGGCCAGCGTCCGGCAGCTGACCGGCGCCCTGACGTCCTACGAGGGAGCGCTCCTCGTCGCCAGCCACGACCTGGCGTTCCTGGACGCGATCGGGATCACCCGCTGGATCATGCTCTCGGACGGGCTCCACGAGACGAGCGCGGAGGAGGTGCGCGAGCTGCTGGGCGCATCGGACACCGACTGACCGCACTGATCCGGCCGACCGCGAAGACGAAGACGACGAGTCCTGGACGTGGGCCGGGGTGCGGGAGTGGGGGCAACCGCCCGGGCCCGGTCAGGCCGCTTCGTAGCGGTGGGCCCGCCCACCGCGCCATTCCACCCAGACCGCGTTGTCGAGTATCCGGTCGGGGTCCTCCAGGCCCGCCCCGCTCAGGAACACGATGACGTCGTGATCGCTGTGGGCCAGCCCGAGTATCTCGTCCCGGCCTTCGTAGTGCACGGTCACCCGGCGGCCGCCCGAGGGGGTCGGCCGGTGGATGACGATCGGGGGAGTAGCCATGGCTCCACCCTGCGCCGGGCCCGCCGGACCCGCATCCCCGCCCGGACCCGCCTGCGGCGCCCGCGCCCCCCGCACAGGCCGCCGGAGGGGCTCATCGTGCCGTCGCCGTGAGTTCCACCGTTGTTGTGACGCGGACCAGCGAGGGCCTGCGCGGCGCGGAACCGAAGCCGAAGTCCACCGGGGGATCGAGCGGGGCGAGCCCACCGAGGCTCGTCCCGTCCAGCACCGCCCGCGCCTCCCGTACGGACCACAGCCCCCGCGCCCCGTACCACTCGCGCCGCCCCGACCCCGCGCTGCCCAGCGTGCGTACGCCGGGCATCAGCCGGGCCGGTACGTCGCACAGCGCCGCCCAGGTACGGCTCCGGGCGAGCGGGGCGGGCACGGCGGACAGGGCCAGCCCCAGGGCGGACCTCCGGCCGGTCCGCATCCACAGGTCCAGCCCGCCCGCCTCCACGTGCCACTCGGCCCCGGAGACGGTCACGGCGACGGGCACCACGTCGATCCGTTCGAAGTGGTACGTGGCGGAGACGAACTCCGCGACCCGCCGCGAGGGCGCCAGCAGTACCCGCTCACCGCCGGGCCGCTGCACCATCACATCGCTGAACGCGCCGAACGGTGACCGGGGCCAGTGCCCCACCACCAGCCGGGTCCCCGACGACGTCCCCACACCGGCGATCCAGCCGTCGAACCGGAGCCGTTCGCCCGCCACGGCCGCCTACTCGAAGCGCGACGGGTCACCGGCGCCCCGGCGCACGATCTCCGGTTCGTCACCGGAGAAGTCGATGACCGTGGTGGGCGAGGTGCCGCAGTCACCCGAGTCGATCACGGCGTCCACCTCGTGGTCGAGCCGTTCCTTGATCTCCCAGCCCTGCGTCAGCGGCTCCTCCTCGTCCGGCAGGAGAAGGGTGCTGGAGAGCAGGGGCTCGCCGAGCTCGGTCACCAGCGCCTGGGTGACGGCATGGTCGGGGATGCGGACCCCGACCGTCTTCTTCTTCGGGTGCAGCAGCTGGCGCGGCACCTCCTTCGTCGCCGGGAGGATGAAGGTGTAACTCCCGGGCGTGGCCGCCTTGACCGCCCGGAACACGTCGTTGTCGACGCGGACGAACTGCGCCAGCTGCGCGAAGTCGTGGCACACGAGCGTGAAGTGGTGGCGGTCGTCGAGGTTGCGGATCGTCCGGATACGGGCGATGCCGTCGCGGTTGCCCAGCTGACAGCCCAGCGCGTAACAGGAGTCGGTCGGATACGCGACGAGCGCACCGGAACGGATGCTGTCGACCACCGTGCCGATGGTGCGCGGCTGGGGATTCTCGGGGTGCACGTCGAAGTACTTGGCCATCCGCCGAGCTTACGTGTTTCCCGTCGGCCCGTCCGGCCGGTGGAGGCGACGAGGCCGGTGGAGGCGACGAGGCGGAAAGGCGGCCCGGCACACACCGGACCGCCTTCCCGCTCACCTCCGTACGGCTTTCCTACGGGGCTCCCTCGGATTCCGCGCGGTCAGACCGTGGCGGACCCGACCAGCTCCTCCAGGACGTCCTCCATCGTCACGAAGCCGATGACCGTGCCCTTGCCCCCGGCGACGGCGGCGAGGTGCGTACCGGCGGCGCGCATCGCCGTGAGGGTGTCGTCGAGCGGGGTGTCGATCTCGACCCGGATGACGGGGTGGATCGCGCTCGTGGGCAGCGGCTTGGTGCGCTCCGCGACCCCGAGGGCGTCCTTGATGTGCAGATACCCCAGCACCCCGTCGTCCGGCCCGGTCACCGGCAGCCGGGAGAAGCCCGAGGCGACCGCCGCCCGCTCCAGCTGCTGGGCGGTGATGCCGAGGTCGACGGTGACGGTCCGGTTCAGCGGGACCATCACCTCACCGACCGGCCGGGTGCCCAGCTCCAGGGCGTCCCGCAGCCGCTCGCCGTCGGCCGGGGCGAGCAGACCGGCATCGCTGGAGTCCTTCACCAGACGGACCAGCTCGTCGTCGGTGAAGACCGAGGAGACCTCGTCCTTGGGGTCGACCTTCAGCAGCCGCAGCAGCATGTTCGCGAACGCGTTGATACCGAAGATGACCGGTCGCAGCGCCCGGGTGAGGGCGACCAGGGCCGGACCCAGCGCCAGGGCCGTCGCCGTAGGCGCGGCGAGCGCGATGTTCTTCGGGATCATCTCGCCGATGAGCATGTGGAGATAGGTCGCCAGGGTCAGCGCGATGACGAAGGCGATCGGGTGGACCAGCGGGCCGGGCACCCCGATCGCGTCGAACGGCGGCTCCAGCAGGTGCGCGATGGCCGGCTCGGCGACGGCACCCAGCACCAGGGAGGAGATGGTGATGCCGAGCTGGGCCGTGGCCATGGCGGCCGACAGATTCTCCAGGCCCCACAGCGTGCTCTTGGCGCGCCTGCTGCCCTGTATGGCCTGCGGTTCGATCTGGCTGCGGCGCACGGAGATCAGGGCGAACTCGGCGCCGACGAAGAACGCGTTCGTGAGGAGCGTGAGCGCGCCGATGAGAAGCTGAACGGTGGTCATCGGGCGTCCTCCTCCACGAGGCTCAGGGCCGGTGCGGGCGCCGTGACACGCACCCGGTCGGCACGGTGGTGCTCGATGTCGAGCACGTCGAACTGCCAGCCGTCGACCTCCACCCGGTCCGTGCGGACCGGGATGCGGGCCAGCTGGTTGGCGAGGAGACCGGCGAGCGTCTCGTACGGGCCTTCCGGCGCGGAGAAACCGATCCGGTCGAGCTGGTCCAGCCGGATGCTGCCCTCGGCCTCCCAGACCCGGCGGCCGTCGCCGAGCGGCTCGGCCGGTGCCAGGTCGGGGCGCTCGTGCGGGTCGTGCTCGTCCCGGACCTCACCGACGACCTCCTCCACGATGTCCTCCACCGTGGCGACGCCCGCAGTACCGCCGTACTCGTCGATGACGACCGCCATCGTCCGGTGCCGCCGCATCTGCGCCAGCAACCGGTCCACCGGCAGTGAGTCCGGTACGAGAAGGGGCTCGGTCGCCAGGGCCGTGACCGGGGTCCGGGCGCGCTCGGCCTCGTCCAGGGCCAGGACATCGCGGATGTGGACCGTACCGATGACCTGGTCCAGGCTGTCGCGGTAGACCGGGAACCGGGACAGCCCGGTCGCCAGCGTCAGGTTGGCGGCGTCGGCCGCGGTGGCGTGGGCCTCCAGGGCCCGTACGTCCACACGGGGCGTCATCACGTTCTCGGCGGACAGCTCGGCCAGGTGCAGGGTGCGGACGAAGAGCTCCGCGGAGTCCTGCTCGATGGCGCCCTGACGGGCCGAGTGCTGGGCGAGAGCGATCAGCTCCTGCGGCGTACGGGCCGAAGCCAGCTCCTCGGCCGGCTCCAGGCCGAACCGGCGCACGGCACGGTTGGCCGTGTTGTTCAGATGGCGGATCAACGGGGCGAAACAGGCCGTGAACGCGCGCTGCGGGCCCGACACCACCTTGGCGACGGCGAGCGGACTGGAGATCGCCCAGTTCTTCGGGACGAGCTCACCGATCACCATGAGGACGACGGTGGACAGCGCCACACCGAGCAGGGTGGCGACCGTGGACACGGCACCCCCCGGCAGACCGGCCGACTCAAGGGGGCCGCGCAGGAGCACGGCGATGG carries:
- a CDS encoding threonylcarbamoyl-AMP synthase; this translates as MAKYFDVHPENPQPRTIGTVVDSIRSGALVAYPTDSCYALGCQLGNRDGIARIRTIRNLDDRHHFTLVCHDFAQLAQFVRVDNDVFRAVKAATPGSYTFILPATKEVPRQLLHPKKKTVGVRIPDHAVTQALVTELGEPLLSSTLLLPDEEEPLTQGWEIKERLDHEVDAVIDSGDCGTSPTTVIDFSGDEPEIVRRGAGDPSRFE
- a CDS encoding ABC transporter; the protein is MSHPTAPSASAACSGLTFHWPDGTTVLDGLSLTVPRGCTGLVGANGTGKSTLLHLLAGRLRPSQGSVTVGGSLAHLPQDITLDTDLRVDAALGIAGRRAALRAIESGDVKEEHFETVGDDWDVEERALATLGSLGLGSIDLDRTVGRLSGGETVLLCLAALLLERPDVLLLDEPTNNLDLFARRRLYEAVDSWRTGILVVVSHDQELLERVDRIAELRSGSVSWYGGGWSDYQEALATQQEAAGRMLRSAEADVRRQQRELEEARIKVARRQRHDKKLNDRRRAPRIVAGERKRNAQESGDRLRVLHEDRLDEARERREEAAEAIRRDAEIRVDLPHTAVPAGRTVLTLDGLSLPFGELREGSLHVHGPERIALVGRNGAGKTTLLRTLTGELEPSAGEATVSVPLRFLPQRLDVLDDGLSIAENVARAAPGLTDNQIRSQLARFLFKGARAEQPAGTLSGGERFRAALAATMLAAPAPQLLMLDEPTNNLDTASVRQLTGALTSYEGALLVASHDLAFLDAIGITRWIMLSDGLHETSAEEVRELLGASDTD